A part of Heliangelus exortis chromosome 3, bHelExo1.hap1, whole genome shotgun sequence genomic DNA contains:
- the NAA20 gene encoding N-alpha-acetyltransferase 20 isoform X1, with protein MTTLRAFTCDDLFRFNNINLDPLTETYGIPFYLQYLAHWPEYFIVAEAPGGELMGYIMGKAEGSVAREEWHGHVTALSVAPEFRRLGLAAKLMELLEEISEKKGGFFVDLFVRVSNQVAVNMYKQLGYSVYRTVLEYYSASSGEPDEDAYGKCLFCLEVSGKVLMLRLPGLVCIISFVFLI; from the exons ATGACGACCCTGCGCGCCTTCACCTGCGATGATCTGTTCCGCTTCAACAATAT CAACCTGGACCCGCTGACCGAGACC TACGGGATCCCTTTCTACCTGCAGTACCTGGCGCATTGGCCCGAGTACTTCATTGTGGCCGAGGCGCCTGGCGGGGAGCTGATGGGATACA TCATGGGTAAGGCAGAGGGCTCTGTGGCCAGGGAGGAGTGGCATGGGCATGTTACTGCTCTCTCCGTGGCACCAGAATTTCGTCGGCTGGGTTTGGCTGCTAAAttgatggagctgctggaagaaatttcagaaaa aaaGGGTGGATTTTTCGTCGATCTATTTGTGAGGGTGTCAAACCAGGTGGCAGTCAATATGTACAAGCAGCTGGGCTACAGCGTGTACCGGACTGTGCTGGAGTACTACTCTGCTAGCAGCGGGGAACCTGATGAAGATGCTTATGGTAAGTGCTTGTTCTGCCTGGAGGTGAGTGGAAAGGTTCTCATGTTGAGGCTTCCTGGGCTTgtttgtattatttcttttgtttttttaatatga